The nucleotide window CGTGGACTATGGCAATACGGAAGAGCTGGAGCGGAAGCTTCGTTCCTCAGAACTGGATTTTATACTGGCCTTTCACCAGCTGAAGCCGGGTAAGGAATTCGAGTACCAGGAAATGTTCACTTCCAAAATAGTCATGGCTGTATCCAAAAAACATCCGATGGCGCAGCTGAAGGAAATCGATCTCAAAAGTCTCGATGGCATGGAGCTGATCCTGGCATCCAAAGGCTTTAGTTCCCGTGATTTTTTGAGTGAAGTGCTGGAAAAACACAAAGTATACCCTGCTGTAAAAATAGAGCTGAACGATGTGCATGCCATACTCTCGCTGCTGGAAAGCGGTCACTGGGTAACCCTGCTGAATGAGCGGGCGCTCAATGGCTGGAAAAATCTCGTGGCTGTGCCTATTGCCGGTAAGGCGCTGCTGCGCAGGGCTTATATCCTCTGGCAGAAAGGGACTTACCGGAAAAAGGCAGCAGATCTGTTTGTAAAAGAGTTACTGAAGACAGAAGTCAGGTAATAGTTACTGTGCATCCATTACCTGTAATGCCCCGCATTTGTAATATTTTTCGAAGGTGGTCAGGAAGCAGGGCAGCGCTGTAAAGCCCAGCCGGTCCATGATATAAGACACCGGTGTATTGCGGGTGCTCAGCAGCTCAAAGGCGAGGGCCATTTTTTCCTGCAGTATCAGCTCCGGAATGGTAAGGTGAAACTCCTGTTCAAAAGGTCTGCGCAGCAACGCTTCTTCCACACCGAATTTTTGCTCCAGTGTTTTATAGGTAAGACTTTCATGCAGATGATTGAGGATATAGCTGAAGATATCATGCAGTAGCTGGCGTTTTTCCTGGTTCATCATGATAGGGGGCGGAGCAATCAGCCGCCGGGTATAGTTGCCGTAAAAATCGGCGGCATTACGGCGGAAGAAGCTATAGGCACTGTTGCCGATATGTTTGGCGCTGAGCATGCGGTCACGTATCAGGCGGCTTACAGCGTTGAGTTGAAAAGGTGCTTTATGCAGCGGTCCGGTAACATTGGAAACAGGAATGGCTGCCAGTGAATGGAGCAACGGAAACTCTCTGGCCAGCTCCCGCAGAGAGTCCGGTTCAATGTTGATATGAAAGCTGTGTGGCTGTTGTGTACCGGGAAGAACCGGTTCTTCAGAGGCCATCATATTAAACAGACATACTTCCTTTTCCAGCGGTAGCTGATTACCGGGGGTGCCTGTGTTCATGTCATCATAAGCATGCAGGGTGATCACCTGGTACTGGGTGCAGGGACGTACTTCCACGCCGGGCCGCATATGAATGTGGTGTGCCCAGATGGAGAATTCCCCGGCACGGATGTTCTGGTCGAGAATACAACCATCATTGTCTTCTTGAAAATAAAACCGTGCATACGGGATCAGCTGGTCCCTGAAGGCGGTAGGGATGTTCTGATGAGGCGTAAACGCCTGGTCCTCCCTTTCAATGTACAGGATTTTGGTAGCTTTCATCTGGTAGTGGTTTTTGATCAGGTGCTATTGCAGCAACCGGGCGCTGTCATCCTGATGGAGGGGCGCCGGCAGCAGCATTCCGGCTGGGAGTTTGTCCCCGCCGTTGCTTTCAGTGAATACGCGCTGGGCGGCCGGAAAGGTATCGATGACACCATGGCGGCCATAGCGGCGAAATGCAACTGTTTTCAGTCCGGCAAGGGTTACGCTCGAAAAATAGTACTGCTTTCTGTGCCAGGCAGCGGCCTCGTTTGCCTCACAGGGTTGCACCTTGAAGCTGCGGGTATTTTCGCTGTAGATAGCCTGCTGGCCTGGTTTGAGCAGCACATTCTGCCGCCCTGCCATCATACGGAGGGCACCATCGGTAAGGGATACACAAATATTGTTACGGTCATAGGCATTCACATTAAAACTGGTGCCCAGTACCTGTATGGTACTATTGGGCAGATGTAGCAAAAAAGGCTGCCGGGCATTGGCAGCGATCTTAAAGTAAGCCTCCCCGTAAAGGCTGATCTCCCGGGTACCATCATTAAAAGCAAAAGGAAACTGTATCTGGGAAGCTGAATTAACCCATATCTCTGAGCCGTCGGACAAGACAACCTTATAGTGGTTGCCGTTGGGTATGCAGAGGGTATTGACGCCGGAAGGCAGGTTGTTGGCTGATTCCAGCGATAAGGTACCAGGTTGCAGGGACAATTTTTGTTCTCCGATATAAATGGCAGTGGTGTTATCAGTCAGGCTGCGGATACTGCCATCGGCCAGTTCAAGCGCTATGGCAGGTGATACATTGATAGGGTGCATGAAGACAATATTGCTGTCCGACTTATGTATCAGGTACCAGCCGGCGGTAGCCAGCGATAGTATCAGCCCTATGGCAATGCCCCATTGAAGGGATTTCTTTTTTTCCTGAGGATCAACGATGCTATAGGTATTCCGCCAGGGCATATTACCGGTCAACTGCTTGCCGGATTCAATGACTTCCCACATCTCTCGTACCTGCGGCACTTCTTCCATATAAGCCTCCAATAACGCTTCGTCAGAGGCGGAAATAATGCCGGCTTTCTTTTCCGTCATCAGCTGATATATGTTCACCAGATTCTTCATCAATCATAATAACAGAAATTTTATCGGGGCGGGGTATTTCAGAAACGTATTTTTTCCAGGAGCTGACGAAGCGTCTTTAAAGCGGTAGCTACATGCTTTTTTACAGTCTCCTCGCTGATTTCCAGCACCGCGGCAATCTCTTTTCTTGTCTTGTGCTCCTGGTAAGCCAGCCGGAAAACCTGTGATTGTTTCTGGGGCAACAGACTGATGGCGCCTTCCAGCTGTGCATACAGTTCATTATTTTCAAGCCGGGAGTCAGGTGTTACATAGAGAGGGTTCTGCAGCCAGGACAGCCGCTTTTTACGTGTTTCATCCTTGGAAATCTTATTGAGGCAACGGTTCTTGATACTAACAAAAAGAAAATTCTTTAATGTAGTGATATTACTCAGATCTATCCGTTTATACAATGCATGCTGCCAGAAGTCTATAAAAAACTCCTGTACCAGCTCCTGCGACTCATCTTCATCCTGCAGTATAGTCATGGCCGTTATCAACAGCCATTGCCGGTAAAGATGGTAGAAGTGGTCAAACGCCGTAACATTGCCGGCCTTTAGTGCTGCCAGTAATTCAATATCATTATTAATGGCACTCATGCGTATTTCATTTCCTCCATAGTTCAATTAAAATCGCTGAAACGTAGGGTTTAATATGGAATTGCTGCTCTCTGGATAGACCAAGTTGATTTGGTGTATATTCGATGACCACCCGGTAGGTGGATTTTATGGAAGATACTGAATTTGTTAATAATTAGTTAATCGCTTTTGAACGCCACGCAACGGTAACAAATGCTTAACAAAAAATCAATTGACTGATTATGAAATTAATACATGCATGGGGCTGGTAAAATCAGTCTCTGAGAAGGGGGAGTAACATGGTGTCCTAACAAAAAAAATCCCCGCATCCATAGGAGCGGGGATCAATAGTGACTATCTTTTCTTTGGCTTGCGTTTTTTCGGTTTACCGTATTTCAGCATCATCTTATCCTTATGGCTGATCTTGCGGTTGGTCTTCATATTCTTGGCCAGCTTCTGATGGAAGGCCGGACCAGCCTCTGTTCTGGCAGGTGCTTTCACCAGCGTATTCCGCATAAACACCTTGGGTTTTTCATCCTCTGTCAGTACTTCAGAGATCTCCAGCTCTTCCGGCAAAGGTCTTTCCGGAATACTATAATTCATCAGCTCTTCTATAGCTGTCAGTGCTTCGGATTCCTGCTCTTTGCTAAACAGGATAGCAATACCTTTCCTGTCGGCCCTGCCCGTTCTTCCAATACGATGGATATAGTTTTCCGGTACATCCGGCGTGTCGAAGTTGATCACATGGGTCACTTCCGAAATATCCAGTCCTCGCGCAATAATATCAGTGGCAATCAGGAAACGGTAGTTGCCGGCCTGGAACTGATTGACAGTATTGAAACGATGGTTCTGTTCCTTATTGGAATGGATAACACCCACTTTCTCCGGGAACTTGACACTGAGCTGTTCGTACAGGTCATCGGCCAGCTGTTTGGTACCGGCAAAAATGAGGGTCTTGGTCATGCTCTCATCTTTTGTCATCAACAGCTCCAGCAGGTTTACCTTGGTATAAAAGTTAGGTACACGGTACAGTACCTGTTCAATGTTTTCCAGCGGGGTACCGGTAGGTGCGGCCTCTATCCTTATCGGGTTGTCGAAGTGCGTACCGATGATCGCTTCCACATCTTCAGTAATGGTAGCGGAAAACATCAGGTTCTGCCTTTTCTGCGGGAGCAGGTCCATGATATTCTTCAACTGCGTACGGAAGCCCAGGTTCAGCATCTCGTCCACCTCATCGATAATGAGTTTTTTGATGGATTTCACCTTCAGCGCGCCGCTGAGGATTACATCGTACAGGCGGCCGGGAGTGGCTACCAGCACGTCTACCTTGTTTTGCACGGCTGCCATCTGCGGGTTCATGTTCACGCCGCCGTAAATACCCAACACTTCCACGCTCATATAAGTGGTCAGCTTTTGAACGGCTTCCACCACCTGTACCACCAATTCCCGGGTAGGCACCATAATCAGTATCTGCGGATGTTTCTCTTTGGAAAACTTAAACATACGGAGGGTAGGCAGCAGATAGGCAAAGGTTTTACCGGTACCGGTCTGTGCTATACCGCATACGTCATGGCCAGACATGATGACTGAAAATGCCCGCTGTTGTATGGTAGTAGGCTGTTTAAAGCCCAGTTCGTCGAGTGCATTCCGAAGAGAGGTGTTCAGATTTAAATCTGCAAATGTCATGTTACTACTAAAATATGAACGGCGAAGGTAACTAATATTTTTGGCCCGTAGCCCGGAAAAGCCTTACTGATCCAATCCTGCCAGCTTTTTATTACATTTAGGCAGTAAAAACGGAAGTTATGAAAGACATACACATACAGGCTATCAGGGTACATGCTTATGGCGGATCAGACCAGCTGAAACTCGAAGAAATACCAGCACCGGTGCCAGGTCCGGGTGAAGTGCTGATCGATATAGTGGCCAGCGGCGTAAATCCAGTGGACTGGAAAATCAGGGAAGGAATGATGCAAAGGCCTTTGCCCTATATCCCCGGCGTAGAAGCATCGGGCGTGGTGGTTGCCCTCGGTGAAGGTGTCACTGACAAAAAAGTAGGGCAGGCTGTATACGGTGCAGTAGATGGTTCTTACACAGCCTGTGCCGTGGCGCCATCAGCGCAGCTTTTCCCCAAGCCGTCCCATCTTTCCTTTGAGGAAGCTGCTGCCTGTGGTGGTGCTAAAACCGCCTGGGGCGCGCTTTTCGAGGTGGGTAAGCTGACCAAGGGACAACGGGTGTTCATACACGCCGGCGCAGGAGGGGTAGGGCATTTCGCGGTTCAGCTGGCTTTCCATGCCGGCGCTTATGTCATTGCGACTGCTTCCGGCGAGAATCTCGAATTTGTAAAATCACTCGGTGCTGCTGAGGTGATAGATTATAAAACCATCCCCTTCGAAACAGATACCGATCCGGTAGATGTGTTACTCGATACCGTAGGCGGCGATACGTTGGACCGTTCCTATCAACTCGTAAAACCCGGAGGCATTCTTTTGTGCCTGGTACAACCACCTTCTCCGGAGAAGACCGCTGCTGCCGGTATCCGCGCCGAATGGGCCGGTACCAAAACCCTCCACGCCATGCAGGAAGTAGCTAAGCTGCTGGACAAAGACCTTATCCGGCCTTATATCAGAAAAGTATTTGCACCATTGTCCAAAGCTGCGGCTGCACAGGACTACAGCCAGCTGGGCGGCCCCGGCAGAGGCAAAGTGGTACTGAAGATCGAAGAATAATATCAGTCCTGGTCCTGAGTGCCAAAGATGGTCTTGCGATGCTGGCTACCCCAGGTATATAAAGCCTCTATCACCGGATTAAGTGTGGCGGCATAAGGCGTCAGCGTATATTCTACAGTCACCGGCTGACTGTCGTATACGCTGCGTTTTAACAGCTTGTGCGCTTCCAGGTCCTTTAACTCCTTGGACAACACTTTGGACGTGATCTTTGGAATATTCCTCTCAATGTCGCGGAACCGCTTATGCCCGCGGGAGATAGCAATGATAATAGGCAGCTTCCATTTGCCGTTAATCACGTCCAGCGCGTCTCTCACGGGCATGATCACTTCATGACAGTCTTTATGCTCGCCAGACCCCATACATTTCTCCTGCACTGTTAAAGGGGCTGTCTCTATAGTATTCATATTTTCACATTTAATATTTTGACATTTCAATATTTAAATATCTAAATATCTAAATATCCAAATATCTAAATATCTAAATATTGTCTGGTTACCTCTTGTAAAGCACTTACCTTAGGGAAACTGCTTACTTTTGGAAAGCAAATATATTAACTTTGCCAGCATTATTGACAAGAAAGATGAAAAAGATGAAAGTAGAAATATGGTCGGACATCATGTGTCCGTTTTGTTATATCGGTAAACGCAAGTTTGAAGCGGCATTGGACAAATTTCCGGAGAAAGATAAAATACAGGTGGAATGGAAAAGTTTTCAGCTCAACCCTGATCTGAAGTCTATGCCAGGCACCAGTGTTTACGATCATCTGGCCGAAATCAAGGGAATGTCCAGAGAACGCTCTGTTCAGCTGCATGAACAAGTCACCGGTTCTGCCAAAGAAGTAGGGCTTACCTACAACTTCGATAAAGCAGTTATTGCCAACTCATTTGATGCCCACCGGCTGATACAGCTGGCTAAAATACAGCAATTGGGCGATGCGGCAGAAGAAAGGCTTTTTATTGCCTACTTCACTGAAGGAAAAGATATCAGCGATCACGAAACACTGATAGCCATCGGACAGGAGATAGGTCTCAACCCTAAGGTGGTGGCCGATATGCTGGCCTCCAATGATTTCTCGGGAGAAGTAAACCTCGATGTGAGAGAAGCCCAGCAGCTGGGTGCACGCGGTGTACCGTTTTTTGTGCTGGACCGTAAATATGGCGTAGCTGGTGCTCAACCAGTGGAAGCCTTTACCCAGGCCCTGACCCAGGCTTTTGATGAATGGCGCAAAGCCCAACCACTCACTGCACTGGAAACAATAGAAGGACCTGTTTGTTCTACAGATGGGAGTTGTAGCTAAGAACTGCGGGAGGATGACATTATCTTTTTAGCTTTGTTGTTCAAACTATCTGTTATATGTCGCTCCTAAAAAGGATCAACCCGTTTTCAAAATTAAATGACGATACTGGCTTCGGTACCAATCCCAGTGGGTACGGAGGCCGGTTTATCAACCGCGATGGCTCTTTTAACATTCGCAGAGAAGGCCGCCCCTTCTGGGACCGTTTCAGCGTTTACTACATGTTGCTTAACCTCTCTGCCTGGAAATTCATCTGTGTAATCCTGTTGTTTTATTTTACCATCAACCTGTTTTATACAGGTGTTTATTGGATGATCGGCACAGACCAGCTGCAGGGCATCATCGGCGCAACAAAGTGGGCGCGCTTCAAGGAAGTATTTTTCTTCAGCACAGAAACTTTTACCACCGTGGGTTATGGCCGCATAAATCCTATTGGTGATGGTGCAAATATTGTGGCTGCCATCGAGGCTATGTCTGGCTTCTTGTCTTTTGCTGTGGCCACAGGTTTGATGTATGGCCGTTTTTCGAGGCCAAGGGCTCACCTGGTGTTCAGCGAAAATGCGCTGGTATGTCCCTACAGGGATTCGACCGGCCTGATGTTCCGCTTCGCTTCCTATAAGGAGAACCAGACACTGACTAATGTAGATGTGACTGTGACCATGGGTTTACAGATAGTGGAAGATGGCACGCCGGTCTACAAATTTTATAACCTGACACTGGAAAGAGCAAAAATCGATAGTCTTTCCATGAACTGGACCGTTGTACACCCCATCGATGAAAACAGCCCGTTGCTGGGGTTTAATGCAGATGACATGCGGAATTCAGACGTGGAAATTTATGTGTTGGTGAAAGGATTTAATGACATATATGCCAATACGGTATTGCAACGCACTTCCTACACCTACCAGGAAATTCTGTTCAACCGCAAATTTGTATCTATGTACCGGGAGAGTGATAACGGGAGGACTACTATTCTCGAACTACATCACCTCAATAAGTCAAGGGATATTGATGAATAAACCATAAAAAAGCGGCGGAGCATATTGCTCCGCCGCTTTTTTATGAAATAAGGTAGCTATTTATTAATCGTTTTTCTTTGAAATCAACAGCAGACCAATATAGGTAAACAGACCGTTGATGATCAGCAGCTCCAGGCCTATCTGGAACTGACCAAACAGTACAGACTGATAGTTGTCTACCAGGAAACAAAGGATGGGAGCCACGATACAAACAATAGGTACCAGCCGGTCGTTGACAACCCTTTTGGTGAGAATACCAAATGCAAACAGCCCCAGCAGCGGCCCATATGTATAGGTGGCCACTTTCAGGATAACCCCGATCATGCTCTTGTTATTCACCCACTCAAACACCATCACAAACAACAGGAAGATAAAGGCCATCATCAGGTGGATGCGCTGACGGTATTTTTTCTTCTGAGCCTCTGTCCAGTCGGTACGGCGCTGCATATCGAGGATGTCGATACAGAGGGAAGAGGTGAGGGCAGTCATCGCACCATCTGCACTGGGAAACAGGGCGGATATCAGAGCGATGATAAAGATCACGGAAATAACCGGTGGCATATGATGCAGGGCCAGGGCCGGAAACAGGGCATCGCCGGTAGCAGTCACCTGGTTTTGTGCTCCATACAGGTGTAACAAGCCGCCTAGGAACAGAAACAGGCCTATAACAATCAGCATGATAAAGGCCAGGGATACCATGTTTTTCTTGGAGTCGGCCAGGGTTTTTACAGAGATGTTTTTCTGCATCATTTCCTGGTCTAAACCTGTCATGGTAATCGTAATGAAGGCACCGGCCAGTATCTGCTTCACAAAAAAGAGCTTGCTGTTGGGATCAAATTCAAAGATCCTGGTCAGCCCTTTTTCCTGCATGGCAGCAATACTCTGGACCAGGTTCATGTCCATGGCATGAAGGATATAAAATACGCAGATGATCAAACCAGCCAGCATACAGGTGGTCTGCAGCGTGTCGGTATAAACGATCGTTTTTACACCGCCCTCATAGGTGTACACCAGGATCATGAAAAGAATGATGAGGGTAGTGACCCAGAAAGGCACCCCGAAGCTGGAGAGGATGGCATCTTGCAGGATACGTACCACCAGGTACAAGCGGGCGGTGGCGCCCAGTGTACGGGAGAGGATAAAGAAGGAGGCTCCCGTTTTGTAGGAAAGCACCCCGAAACGGCTGCTCAGGTAATTGTAGATAGACGTAAGCTGCAGCCGGTAATAAAGTGGAATCAGTACATACGCAATGGTGATATAACCAATAAAATACCCCAGCGTGATCTGAAAATAGGTAAAGGCGTCTTTGCCCACTGCCCCCGGTACACTCACAAAGGTAACCCCGCTCAGGGAAGTACCGATCATACCAAATGCTACCAGCATCCAGTTACTGTTACGGTTTCCGATGAAAAAGGATTCATTGTTGGAACCCCGGCCGGTATACCAGGCAACGATCAATAAAATGACAAAGTAGGCAATGACAAATGAGAATAATAATCCTGGCGACATAAATCTGTTTTAATCAAGACGGCACGGTTGAAAAGTGCTAAATCACAAATATAACATCTTAGACTATTAAGTGTACCCCCATTGCAGGGGTGTTTTTTACGTCTTTTTTGCTATAGGTTGATTTTTTACAGGAGATGACTGACACGTATAATTGCAAAAAAGGAGGACCTGGATAGGCTGAAAAATAGTTGACTTAGTCAAATTAAATAGTTGACATTGTCAACTATTTTCGTAATTTAGCCTGACAAACAATTTTCTATGTCATCCAATGCATCACTGGTGGCAGATATCCGCCACTTCAACCGCTTTTATACCGGGGTAATAGGACTGCTGGACCAGCATATCCTGGAAAGTAATTATTCTCTGTCTGAAGTGAGGGTATTGTACGAACTGGCACAAACCGAAAAATGTACAGCAGGGCATCTGACCAGCCTCATGAAAATAGATGGTGGATACCTGAGCCGCATGCTAAAAAAGTTTGAGACCAACGGCCTGGTGTCCCGGCATAAGTCATCTGCCGACGGCCGTAGTTATCTGTTGCAGCTCACAGCCAAAGGCAAAAAACTGATGGCTGCCCTGGACGAAAAATCTTCCGGTCAGATCGGAGATATATTGGCTCCGTTGCCGGAGCAGCAGCAACAAGCGGTGGCAGGTGCCATGAAAACGATCGAAGCTGTACTGGCAGGTGAGGCCTTTCCGGCTGCATCTTCGGATATACATTTCCGTTATGATCTGCAACCGGGTGATATCGGTTATCTTATTTACCTGCACGGGGAGCTGTATGCCAAAGAATATGGCTACAACCTGGAATTTGAAGCCTATGTATGCAAAACCTTCCAGGATTTTCTGGCCACCTATAACAACAATAAAGACCGGGTATTTCTGGCGATAGCAGACAATAAGATCGTTGGTGCCGTGGCTATCCTGGGATCATCCCGTTACCTGGCGCAGCTGCGTTGGTTTGTGGTGCATCCCGACTACCGGGGGAAAGGACTGGGAAAAAGACTGCTGAATGAAGCGATCAGCTTTTGCCGGGAAAAAAATTATCAGACCATCTATCTGATGACCACCAGTATCCATACCACCGCGATTGACATGTACAAAAGGGTGGGCTTCCGTAAAACCGGCGAGAAATTTCTCCAGCTTTGGGGAATGCAATTATATGAACAACGTTATGATATGAGCCTGATTTAGGATTTAGATATTTATGGATTTAAGTGAATACTTCGCTTAAAAATCCCTAAATGTCTAAATATCTAAATGTCTAAATGTCTAAATGTCTCAAAGGTATTTCTGCAGCATCACGATCTGGCCCAGATGGTAGGCATCATGTTCAGCCAGTCCCTGCAGGTAGTAGATGGCTTTTTTATCAGTACCGGGAAAGGTGTCAAACAATTCTTCTTCCGGAAATTTGCGGATGCTGGCAGCTATCTGCTGGAAGGAATGTTCCAGACGGTGGATGGTAGCCTGCCAGTTTTCCTCCCCATGATTTTCCGGTGAATAAAAATCGGGCAGGTCTCCGTCTTTTTCTGGGGGCTCATTATGCATATAACGTTCAACACGCTGGTGCCAGAAGATGACATGGTTCACAATCTGCCAGATATTGTTGGACCCCTGAAGGCTTTTTACAGCCTGCCTGGCATCCACACGGGAAAGATGTTCCCTGAAAGTGACGTCCAGCCAGGGTTTGCCGTTGTATAACGCCTCAATGGAAGAGGCAAGGTGTTCTGTAAGCTCCATAATTCGTAATTTAACTTATTTGTCGGTATTTTTAAAGTAAAACCCAAACGTTATGAATCAAGTGGATCTGGAAACAAATAAGAATGAAGATGCCATGAGACTGGCTATTAGCACCATGAAAAATCGCATGGGAATTATTGAACAGGGCGGAGGTAAAAAAAGCCTGGAGAAAGTACGCCAACGGGGTAAGCTCACTGCCAGGGAACGTATTCAGTACCTGATCGATAAGGACACTCCTTTTACAGAGATAGGAGCCTTTGCCGCCTATGAAATGTATCCGGAATACGGTGGATGCCCCGCTGCCGGCACCATCGGCGGGATCGGCTATGTAAGCGGCCGTCAGTGTATGATCGTTGCCAACGATATGACTGTAAAAGCCGGCGCCTGGTTTCCGATGACTGGCAAAAAAAATCTGCGCCTGCAGGAGATCGCCATGGAAAACCATCTCCCCGTGATCTATCTGGTAGACAGTGCCGGTGTATTTTTACCTATGCAGGATGAAATTTTCCCTGACAAGGAACACTTCGGCCGTATCTTCCGCAACAATGCCCGCATGAGCGCCATGGGTATCACCCAGATCGCTGCCGTAATGGGTAGCTGCGTAGCCGGCGGTGCCTACCTTCCCATCATGAGCGATGAAGTACTGATGGTGGAAGGCAACGGTTCTATCTTTCTGGCCGGTCCTTACCTCGTAAAAGCAGCTATCGGAGAAGACGTAGATGCGGAAACGTTAGGTGGTGCCGTTACCCATACTGAAATATCCGGTATCGCCGACTATAAATTTAAAACAGATGAAGAATGCCTCGACCAGGTAAAGCGCATCGTGAGCAAAATAGGCCATGGCACCACAGCTGGCTTTGATCGCATTACGCCTGTACCGCCAGCCCTGCCGGAAGAAGATCTCAACGGAATCCTGCCCGCAGACAGCACCCGCCCTTATGATATGCTCGAAATCATCTCCCGTCTGGTAGACGATTCTGCTTTCGACCAGTACAAACAGGACTATGGCAAAAGTATTATCTGTGGCTACGCCCGCATCGATGGCTGGGCGGTAGGCATTGTAGCTAATCAGCGTAAAATTGTGAAAAGCCGTAAAGGCGAAATGCAGATGGGCGGCGTAATCTACAACGACAGCGCCGACAAGGCCGCCAGGTTTATCATGAACTGTAACCAGAAAAAAATCCCGCTGGTATTCCTGCAGGACGTAACCGGTTTTATGGTGGGCAGCCGCAGCGAACATGCCGGCATCATCAAAGACGGTGCAAAGCTGGTAAACGCAGTAGCCAATTCCGTGGTACCCAAAATCACGATTATTATTGGCAACTCTTATGGCGCAGGTAACTATGCCATGTGCGGAAAAGCCTATGATCCCCGTTTTATCTATGCATGGCCTTCCGCCAAAATAGCCG belongs to Chitinophaga sp. HK235 and includes:
- a CDS encoding LysR substrate-binding domain-containing protein; this encodes MELRQLAYFVKAAETAHFTAAAAAMYITQSTLSQQIKALETELGMPLFDRVGKHVQLTEAGSVFLLHARQVLLDVEKGKQAIEDLQNLLTGDLRIGATYAFTSLLLPALTSFPGKYPGIRIFVDYGNTEELERKLRSSELDFILAFHQLKPGKEFEYQEMFTSKIVMAVSKKHPMAQLKEIDLKSLDGMELILASKGFSSRDFLSEVLEKHKVYPAVKIELNDVHAILSLLESGHWVTLLNERALNGWKNLVAVPIAGKALLRRAYILWQKGTYRKKAADLFVKELLKTEVR
- a CDS encoding AraC family transcriptional regulator, with the translated sequence MKATKILYIEREDQAFTPHQNIPTAFRDQLIPYARFYFQEDNDGCILDQNIRAGEFSIWAHHIHMRPGVEVRPCTQYQVITLHAYDDMNTGTPGNQLPLEKEVCLFNMMASEEPVLPGTQQPHSFHINIEPDSLRELAREFPLLHSLAAIPVSNVTGPLHKAPFQLNAVSRLIRDRMLSAKHIGNSAYSFFRRNAADFYGNYTRRLIAPPPIMMNQEKRQLLHDIFSYILNHLHESLTYKTLEQKFGVEEALLRRPFEQEFHLTIPELILQEKMALAFELLSTRNTPVSYIMDRLGFTALPCFLTTFEKYYKCGALQVMDAQ
- a CDS encoding FecR family protein, whose protein sequence is MKNLVNIYQLMTEKKAGIISASDEALLEAYMEEVPQVREMWEVIESGKQLTGNMPWRNTYSIVDPQEKKKSLQWGIAIGLILSLATAGWYLIHKSDSNIVFMHPINVSPAIALELADGSIRSLTDNTTAIYIGEQKLSLQPGTLSLESANNLPSGVNTLCIPNGNHYKVVLSDGSEIWVNSASQIQFPFAFNDGTREISLYGEAYFKIAANARQPFLLHLPNSTIQVLGTSFNVNAYDRNNICVSLTDGALRMMAGRQNVLLKPGQQAIYSENTRSFKVQPCEANEAAAWHRKQYYFSSVTLAGLKTVAFRRYGRHGVIDTFPAAQRVFTESNGGDKLPAGMLLPAPLHQDDSARLLQ
- a CDS encoding RNA polymerase sigma factor yields the protein MSAINNDIELLAALKAGNVTAFDHFYHLYRQWLLITAMTILQDEDESQELVQEFFIDFWQHALYKRIDLSNITTLKNFLFVSIKNRCLNKISKDETRKKRLSWLQNPLYVTPDSRLENNELYAQLEGAISLLPQKQSQVFRLAYQEHKTRKEIAAVLEISEETVKKHVATALKTLRQLLEKIRF
- a CDS encoding DEAD/DEAH box helicase; translation: MTFADLNLNTSLRNALDELGFKQPTTIQQRAFSVIMSGHDVCGIAQTGTGKTFAYLLPTLRMFKFSKEKHPQILIMVPTRELVVQVVEAVQKLTTYMSVEVLGIYGGVNMNPQMAAVQNKVDVLVATPGRLYDVILSGALKVKSIKKLIIDEVDEMLNLGFRTQLKNIMDLLPQKRQNLMFSATITEDVEAIIGTHFDNPIRIEAAPTGTPLENIEQVLYRVPNFYTKVNLLELLMTKDESMTKTLIFAGTKQLADDLYEQLSVKFPEKVGVIHSNKEQNHRFNTVNQFQAGNYRFLIATDIIARGLDISEVTHVINFDTPDVPENYIHRIGRTGRADRKGIAILFSKEQESEALTAIEELMNYSIPERPLPEELEISEVLTEDEKPKVFMRNTLVKAPARTEAGPAFHQKLAKNMKTNRKISHKDKMMLKYGKPKKRKPKKR
- a CDS encoding NADP-dependent oxidoreductase; amino-acid sequence: MKDIHIQAIRVHAYGGSDQLKLEEIPAPVPGPGEVLIDIVASGVNPVDWKIREGMMQRPLPYIPGVEASGVVVALGEGVTDKKVGQAVYGAVDGSYTACAVAPSAQLFPKPSHLSFEEAAACGGAKTAWGALFEVGKLTKGQRVFIHAGAGGVGHFAVQLAFHAGAYVIATASGENLEFVKSLGAAEVIDYKTIPFETDTDPVDVLLDTVGGDTLDRSYQLVKPGGILLCLVQPPSPEKTAAAGIRAEWAGTKTLHAMQEVAKLLDKDLIRPYIRKVFAPLSKAAAAQDYSQLGGPGRGKVVLKIEE
- a CDS encoding helix-turn-helix domain-containing protein, encoding MNTIETAPLTVQEKCMGSGEHKDCHEVIMPVRDALDVINGKWKLPIIIAISRGHKRFRDIERNIPKITSKVLSKELKDLEAHKLLKRSVYDSQPVTVEYTLTPYAATLNPVIEALYTWGSQHRKTIFGTQDQD
- a CDS encoding DsbA family protein, coding for MKKMKVEIWSDIMCPFCYIGKRKFEAALDKFPEKDKIQVEWKSFQLNPDLKSMPGTSVYDHLAEIKGMSRERSVQLHEQVTGSAKEVGLTYNFDKAVIANSFDAHRLIQLAKIQQLGDAAEERLFIAYFTEGKDISDHETLIAIGQEIGLNPKVVADMLASNDFSGEVNLDVREAQQLGARGVPFFVLDRKYGVAGAQPVEAFTQALTQAFDEWRKAQPLTALETIEGPVCSTDGSCS
- a CDS encoding ion channel — protein: MSLLKRINPFSKLNDDTGFGTNPSGYGGRFINRDGSFNIRREGRPFWDRFSVYYMLLNLSAWKFICVILLFYFTINLFYTGVYWMIGTDQLQGIIGATKWARFKEVFFFSTETFTTVGYGRINPIGDGANIVAAIEAMSGFLSFAVATGLMYGRFSRPRAHLVFSENALVCPYRDSTGLMFRFASYKENQTLTNVDVTVTMGLQIVEDGTPVYKFYNLTLERAKIDSLSMNWTVVHPIDENSPLLGFNADDMRNSDVEIYVLVKGFNDIYANTVLQRTSYTYQEILFNRKFVSMYRESDNGRTTILELHHLNKSRDIDE